One Streptomyces formicae genomic window, CGCACCCCCGCCCACCGGCGATTCTCGACCCATGCCCCTCATCGAAGTGCACGACCTGCAGAAGCTCTACGGCGGCCGGACCGTCGTCGACGGCGTCTCCTTCGCCGTGGAGGAGGGCGAGGTCTTCGGGATCCTCGGACCCAACGGCGCGGGCAAGACCACCACCGTCGAATGCGTGGAGGGCCTGCGCACCCCCGACTCGGGCCTGGTCCGCGTCGCGGGCCTCGACCCGGTCGCCGACCACGAGCGCCTCACCCGCATCCTCGGCGCGCAGCTCCAGGAGAGCGAGCTCCAGCCCAAGCTGACCGTGCGCGAGGCCCTGGAGCTGTACGCCGCGTTCTACCCGAACCCCGCCGACTGGCGGCCGCTCGCCGAGCGCCTGCGCCTGACCGACAAGCTCGACAGCCGCTTCGGCAAGCTCTCCGGCGGCCAGAAGCAGCGCCTGTTCATCGCGCTCGCCCTCATCGGCAACCCGAAGGTCGTCGTCCTGGACGAGCTGACCACCGGGCTCGACCCGCGCGCCCGCCGCGACACCTGGGAACTCATCGAGGACGTGCGCGACAGCGGCGTCACCGTCCTGCTCGTCACGCACTTCATGGAGGAGGCCCAGCGCCTCTGCGACCGCATCGCGGTCATCGACAAGGGCAGGGTCGCCGCCCTCGACTCCCCGGCGGGCCTGATCAGCCGCGCCGCGAGCTCCACCGTCATGTCCTTCACCCCGTCCGCGCCCCTGGACCGGCGGCAGCTCGCCGCGCTGCCCGCGGTCACCCTCGTGGAGGAACGCGACGGCCGCTACACCCTGAACGGCACCGACGAGACCGTCGACGCCGCCATCACACTGCTCGCCAGGCACCGCATCACCGCCCACCAACTCCGGGTCTCCGACGCCACGTTGGACGACGCGTTCCTCGACCTGACGGGAGCATCGGCATGACCACCGCCGTCGCCGCACCGCACACCGCCACCGGGCCCAAGGCGTCATCGGCCGTCCTCAGGGCCGAACTCCGCCTCTTCCGCAGGGAGCCGGGCGCCGTCTTCTGGATCATGGCGTTCCCCACCCTGCTCCTGACGCTCCTCGGCTCCATCCCCTCCTTCCGCGAGACCGACGCCTCGCTCGGCGGGCTCCGCCTCGTCGACGCGTACGTCCCCGTCACGGTGCTCCTCTCGCTGATCATGGCGGGCCTCCAGGCCATGCCGCCGCTCCTCACCGGCTACCGCGAGCGCGGCATCCTGCGCCGGATGTCCGCCACCCCGGTGCGCCCCTCCGCCGTACTCGGCGCGCAGATGGGCATCTACGGCACCGCGGCCCTCGTCTCCGCCCTGCTCTCGCTCACCGTGGGGCGCCTCGTCTTCGACGTACCGCTGCCGCGCCAGGCCGTCGGGTACGCGATCGCGCTGCTTCTCGCCATCCTGTGCGGCCTCTCCCTCGGCGCCCTGGTCTCCGCGCTCGCCCGCACCACGAAGGCCGCCACCGCCATCGGCTCCGCCGTCTTCTTCCCGATGATGTTCAGCGCGGGCGTCTGGCTGCCCGTGCAGGCCATGCCCGACACGCTCGCCCGCATCGTGGAGATCGCCCCGCTGGGAGCCGCCGCGCAGGCCCTGGGCGACGCGGCGGCCGGCGACTGGCCGAGCCTCGGCCACCTCGGCGTCCTCCTCGCGTGGACCGTGCTCCTGTCGGCGGGGGCGGCCCGCTGGTTCCGGTGGGAGTGAGCCCGCCGTGGCCTGGTCGATGGCCGACACTTGGCACATGAACCCGACCACCGCGGACGCCGCGACGACGGTCGAGCAGCGCTGGGGCCTGTTCAACCGCTGGGGCCCCTACGGCCTGCTCTGCTTCGGCACCCTGATGGCGATCGGCACCAGCGGGGTGGTCGGCATGCACGCCGACGAGTGGTACGTGGCCGGGGGCGCGGTCGCCGCGGCGCTCGTGCTCCAGCTGTGGTGGGGCCGGGCAGCGCGCACCCGCCCTGACCCCAGCGTCGCGGGCACCGTCTACTACACCGTGCGCTGGGCCTTCGCCTTCGTCCTCACCTGGCTCAACCCGTTCTTCGCGTTCTACGCCGTCGTCGGCTACTTCGGCGCCGAGCGGCTGCTCCCGCCCCGCCTGGTCAAACCCGGCCTCTTCGCCACCGCGATCATCATGGCGGGCTCCCAGTCCGGCGGTCTGCCGCCGGGGAACAGCGCGGGCTGGGGCGTCTTCGGCGCGCTCCTCGCGGTCAACATCGTCCTGCTCAGCGTCTTCGCCCACCTCGCCGAGCAGGAGGACGAGCGCGCCCGCGTGCAGGCCGCCACCATCAAGGAACTGGAGCGCACCAACACCGCGCTCCAGGAGTCCATGGACGAGAACGTCGCCCTGCACGCCCAGCTCCTCCTGCAAGCGCGTGAGGCGGGCGTCGCCGACGAGCGGCGCAGGCTCGCCGCCGAGATCCACGACACCATCGCGCAGGGCCTGACCGGCATCATCGCCCAGCTCCAGGTCGTCGCGGGCACCACCGACGCGGAGCTGGCCCGCGAGCACCTGGGCCGCGCCGCCGACCTGGCCAGGCACAGCCTGGGCGAGGCCCGCCGCTCCGTCCACAACCTCTCGCCCGCGCCCCTGGAGTACGACCGCCTGCCCGAAGCCCTGAAGAAGACCGTCGCCGAATGGGCCGAACGCACCGGGGCGCGCGCCGACTTCACCGTCACCGGCACCGCCGAGGACCTCCACGACGAGATCGAGGCGACCCTGCTGCGCATCGTCCAGGAGGCCCTGTCCAACACCGCCCGGCACGCCGAAGCCACCCGCGTCGGCGTCACCCTCTCCTTCATGGGCGACGAGGTCACCCTGGACGTGCGCGACGACGGCCGGGGCTTCGACCCGCTCGCTACCGTGGAGCGCACCGGCACCGGCGGCTTCGGCCTCGACGGCATGCGGGCCCGCGCCGAACGCATCGCCGGAGCGCTCACCGTGGAGTCCGAACCCGGCGGGGGCACCGCGGTGTCCGCTCGCGTACCGTTGGTCCGCCATGAGCACTGAAGTGATCACTCTCCTCATCGTCGACGACCACCCCGTCGTCCGCGACGGCCTGCGCGGCATGTTCCTCTCGGACCCCGGTTTCCAGGTGCTCGGCGAGGCGTCCAACGGCGTGGAGGCCGTGACGCTCGCCGCCGAACTCGACCCGGACGTCGTCCTGATGGACCTGCGCATGCCCGGCGGCAGCGGAGTCGACGCGATCACCGAGCTCACCCGGCGCGGCGCCCGCGCCCGCGTCCTCGTCCTCACCACGTACGACACGGACTCCGACACGCTCCCCGCGATCGAGGCGGGCGCGACCGGCTACCTCCTCAAGGACGCCCCGCGCGAGGAGCTGTTCACCGCGGTCCGCGCCGCGGCCGAGGGCCGCACGGTCCTGTCGCCCGCCGTCGCCTCCCGCCTCGTCTCACGCGTGCGTGCCCCTGGCAACGAGCCGCTGAGCTCCCGTGAGAGGGAAGTGCTCGCGCTCGTCGCCAAGGGCACGTCGAACCGTGCGATCGCCGTCGAACTCTTCATCAGCGAGGCCACGGTCAAGACGCATCTCACCCACATCTACGGCAAGTTGGGCGTCAAGGACCGAGCGGCGGCGGTGGCCACGGCGTACAGCAGGGGGATCCTCGGCTGATCCGCGCCGCTACGCCTGCTGCCACAGCGCGGGCGTGCTCGGCGGCTCCCAGCCCACCTGAGCCTGGTGCCCCTGGAGGCACCGGTAGGTCGACCCGCCGTAGGTGACGGTGTCACCCGCCGCGTACACCTTGCCGGAGGCCCACGTGCCGCCCGGCTCCGGCTCACCAGGACCGGGGTCCTCGCCGCCACCCGTCGTCTTCAGCGTCAAGCCGTACTGCTGGAGCAGCGGATTGATCGGCTGGTGGTACGTCGTGCCGCCGCTGGAGCAGTTGCCCGAGCCGCCCGACGTGACGCCCTGCGCCTGGCTCCCGGAGATGAAGGAGCCGCCCGAGTCGCCCGGCTCGGCGCAGACCGTCGTCCGCGTCACGCCGCTGATGGTGCCCTCGGGGTAGGTGACGCTGGTGTTGTGCTGCGAGACGGTGCCGCAGTGCCACCCCGTAGTGGAGCCGGAACGGCAGATCGACGCACCCACCGGGGACTGCGTGGAGCCCCCGACGCCGACCCGTTGCCCGCCCTGGCCCTTCACGTACGGGGTGGCGGTCCACTGGGAGTTGACGGCGACCCAGGCCATGTCCCTGCCGGGGAAGATGGAGGCTTGGAACGTGCCCTGGGCCACCTGGTTGTAACCGCTGGTCGCGGTGCCCGCGCGCCCGCAGTGGCCCGCCGTGGCGAAGCCCTGCTGGGTGCCCTTGGTGACGGGGAAGCCGATGGAGCACCGGCCGCCGCCCATGTAGTACGCCTCGCCGCCCACCAGGTCGTACAGCGGGCGGGGCCGTTCCTCGGTCCGCTCGACGCGTACGAGCGAGGAGCCGACGCCCGCCGCGGCGACCAGGTCGTTGGCCGCCGAGGCGCGCACGGCGCGGATGACCACCGCGTTGGAGCGCACGTCGACGTACCAGACGGGCGCGTCACGCGTCGCTGTCTTCTTCGCCGCGCGGTCCAACCGGGCCTTGGCGGCGTCCAGTTGGGCCACGGAGTGGTCCACGACCCGGGCCTTCGCGCCGCGCGCCTCGATCGCGGGGACGTCGGCGGCGTCGGTGGTGGCGACGGTGAGCGTGGCCGAGGTGGCGCCGCCCACCCAGGCGCCCGCGAAGGTACGGCCGAGCGCGTCACGCAGGACGCCCGCGTCGGCGCCGGCCTCGGCCTCGTTGACCAAACGAGCCTTGGCCTGCGCCGACGTGAGGCCGAGATCGCGTTGCATCGCCTTCAGGACGCCGGGCGATGTCCTGGCGACGGATGCTGTCTCGGCAGGGGAAAGGGTCGTCGGGGAAGCGGGGGAGGACGGCTCGGCCTGGGCGGCCGCACTGCCGGGCAGCCCGGCCAGAACCAACGCACCGGCGGCGACGACGGCGGCGCAGGCGGCCGTGAAGCGTCTGTGGTGGGTGGGACGCATATGCGGGGTCTCCTCGAAGAGCGCGGGGCGGGGAGGGGAGAGGGGGAGGGGAGGGGGAGGGGTGGAGGTGTAGCCCATACCGTAGAAGCGTCAACTGACGGGCAGTAGCTGTCAGTTGACCCCGGTGGTCGGCGTTATGCCTCGGGTTCGACTGTGGGGCGGGGCCGCGGGGGCCTGTGCGTACCCGCTATCGCCCCTTCAGGTTCGCGGGGGAACCGCGCACCCCCGGTGCCGCCGCGGTGGGGTCTTTTAGGGGCGCGGGGAACTGCGCGAAACCCCGTGTGCCGACACGCTGGACCCAGGCGTAGGCGCGACGCCGAGGGAGATCAGCCCCGTCACCGAGGACCGGAACCGCCGCACCTGCCACGGCACCCCCCTCAAGCCCCCCGCGGCGCCGCCAGCCACGCCGTGTAACTCTCGCTCCGCGCCACCGCGTCCGCATGCGCCCCCCGCGCCTGCGCGAACACCACCGCCGCCGTGTCGTGCGCGGGAGCCGCCGGATGCCAGCCGAGCAGATGCCGCCAGTAGAGGGGAGCGCCCGCGAGGGGGCGGGTCACCATGCCGGGCGTCGGCGGGAACGTCGCCCTGCACAGCCCCACCGCCCTGCCGACCTGCACCAGATGGACGCACGACGCGACGTCCGTCTCGTACACCCGCGACGGGGTGAAGCCCGCACGGGCGCACGCCGCGCTGAAGCAGTCCGCGAAGCACCCGTCACCCGGCACGTCCGTCCACGACTCGTCCGCGAGCAGCGCCAGGTCGATCTCCTGCCCGCCCGCCAGCGGATGCCCCGTCGGCAGCATGACGAAGACGGGGTCGCGGGCCACCTCGCGCCAGACGAGCAGCTCGCTCTCCGGCGGCGCGCTCGCCCCGCACGTGCCCACGAGCGCGAAGTCCAGGCGCCCGTCCGCCGTGCGCGCCGCGATCTCCCGCTCCGACCAGGTGGTGTGGGTCGTCACGGGCACCCCGGGGTGCGCGGCCGCGAGCCGGTCCACGAGCCCCCCGAAGAGCGGCCCGTGCGTACCGCCGAGCCGGAACCCCGCCCCGCCCTGCCAGGTCTGCGCGAACCGCTGCGCCTCCTCCCGCAGGCCGCTGACGGCGGGCAGCACGACCCGGGCCCTGGCCAGCACGAACTCACCGAGCGCGGTCGCCCGCACCCCGTGCCGTCCCCGTTCGAACAGCTCCCCGCCAAGGGCCCGCTCGATCCGTTTCAACTGCGCGCTCAGCGCGGGCTGGGCGAGCCCGAGCGCGGTGGCGGCCTTGGTCAGGCTGCCCGCGTCGGCGATCGCCCGGATCGTCTTCAGGTGCCGCAACTCCAGGTCCATACCGTGAGCTTGAGGTGCCACGGGTACCGGGGCAAGACTCTGGTACGGACCAGCGCCGATCAGCCGCTGCCGACCCGCAGCAGCAGCACCGCACGCCCCGGCACCGTCACCGCGCCGCCCGCGCGGTGCACCGTGCCCGGCGCCGCGCCCTGGTCCTCGGCCGAGGTGTCCACGACCACCTCGTACGCGTCCGCCCACGGCGGTCCCGGCAGTACGAAGCTCGCGGGCCGGTCCGCCGCGTGCAGGATCGCCAGGAAACTGTCGTCGACGACCGGCGCCCCGCGCGCGTCACGCCCCGGGATGTCGCGCCCGGAGAGGTACATGCCGAGCGTCGCCGCGGGCGCGTACCAGTCGCTCTCCGTCATCTCCGTGCCGCGCGTCGTGAACCACGCCAGGTCCCGCAGCCCGTCGGCCGAATGGGCCCGCCCGGAGAAGAACGCGCGGCGGCGCAGCACCGGATGCCGGTGCCGCAGCCCGATGAGCCGGGACGTCAGCGCGAAGAGGTCGCGCCAGCCCGGCTCGTCGCGCAGCGTCCAGTCGACCCAGCTGGTCTCGTTGTCCTGGCAGTACGCGTTGTTGGAGCCGCCCTGGGTGCGGCCCATCTCGTCGCCCGCGACCAGCATCGGAACGCCGGTGGACAGGAGCAGCGTCGTCACCAGGTTGCGCAGCTGCCGGCGGCGCAGTGCCGTGATCCGTTCGTCGTCCGTCTCGCCCTCGGTGCCGCAGTTCCAGGAGCGGTTGTCGTCGGACCCGTCCCGATTGCCCTCCCCGTTCGCCTCGTTGTGCTTGCGCTCGTACGACACCAGGTCCCGCAGCGTGAAACCGTCGTGCGCGGTCACGAAGTTGACCGACGCGTACGGCCTGCGCCCGCCCCACGCGTACAGGTCGCTCGACCCGGAGAGCCGGTAGCCGAGGTCCCGGACATCCGGCAGCGCGCCCCGCCAGAAGTCCCGCACCGCGTTGCGGTAGCGGTCGTTCCATTCCGTCCACAGCGGGGGGAAGGAGCCCACCTGATAGCCCCCCGAGCCCACGTCCCACGGCTCGGCGATCAGCTTCACGCGCCGCAGGACCGGGTCCTGCGCGATTACCGCGAGGAACGGCGACAGCATGTCGACGTCGTGGAAGGAGCGCGCGAGCGCCGCCGCCAGGTCGAAGCGGAAGCCGTCCACGCCCATCTCGCTCACCCAGTACCGCAGCGAGTCCGTGATCAGCCGCAGGACGTGCGGCTGGACGACCTGGAGGGTGTTGCCGCACCCGGTGTAATCGGCGTACCGCCGCGCGTCGTTCGACTGGAGCCGGTAGTAGCCGCGGTTGTCGATGCCCTTCAGGGAGAGCATCGGGCCGAGCTCCCCGGCCTCGGCCGTGTGGTTGTAGACCACGTCGAGGATGACCTCGATGCCCGCCTCGTGCAGCGCCCGCACCATCCGCCGGAACTCGCCGACCTGCTGACCCCGCGTCCCCGACGCCGCGTACGCCGCGTGCGGGGCGAAGTAGCCGATGGAGTTGTAGCCCCAGTAGTTGCGCAGGCCCCTGCGCAGCAGATGGTCCTCGTGCGCGAACTGGTGCACGGGCAGCAGCTCGACCGCCGTCACCCCCAGCGCCTTGAGGTGTTCGAGGGCCGCGGGATGCGCCAACCCGGCGTACGTACCGCGCAGTTCGGCCGGAATCCCGGGATGCCGCTCGGTGAAGCCGCGTACGTGCAGTTCGTAGATGACCGAGTCCGCCCACGGCGTCTTGGGCCGCCGGTCGTCGGTCCACTCGTCGTCCGGCGCGTCGTCGTGCACGACCACGCCCTTGGGCACGTACGGCGCGGAGTCCCTGTCGTCGCGCACGGTGTCCGCCACGTGCTGCTGGGGCCAGTCGCGCACATGCCCGTACACCTCGGGCGGCAGCACGCCGTAGTCGTTCCCCGCACCGGCGTCGACCGCCCGTGCGTACGGATCGAGGAGCAGCTTCGCCGGGTTCCAGCGGGCACCCGTCCACGGGTCCCAGCGGCCGTGCACGCGGTACCCGTACCGCTGGCCGGGCCGCACGTCCGGCACGAAGCCGTGCCAGATCTCGTGCGTCAGCTCCGTCAGGGAGTGCCGCGCCTCGGCCCCCTCCTCGTCGAACAGGCACAGTTCGACCGCTTCCGCACCGCCCGCCCACAGCGCGAAGTTGGTGCCCGCGACCCCCTCGGGCCCGATCCTGAAGCGGGCGCCCAACGGCGTCGGCGTCCCCGGCCACACGGGCCGCGTGAGCACCGGACGCACCGTGGCGCGCGTACTTCCGTTCAGGGCGGCGGCGGGCCGCTCGGGCGTGATCCGCCCCCTCGCCCGCGCCTCCTGCACTGTCCCTTGCTCGGGTGCGCTCGACACCTGTCAGCCTCCCGCGGCTCGGTGGGTCGACGCGCGAAGAAGGGCGAGCGGCGTCCCGGCCGCGGCTCCCCGTACGTCGTCCTCCTCACTGTTCTGCCCACCGCGTGCGTCGCACTCACGTTTCCCCAGCAGGGGGACGGTCGTTGGGACCCACGTGAGACAGGTTGCGAGGCGCGCACGGCGCGCAGGGGCCGCACTGGCCGCCGTATTGACATGGGCAGGTCTGATGGCCGGGGCCGCGGGCTGCTCCGCCGGTGGGATCGACGGAGTTCTCGGGAAATCGCGCTCGCCGGCCGACGCGATCCGGGTGTCGCCCGACGACGACATGAAGGGAGTCAAGGCCGACGAACGGATCGAGGTGAAGGTCCCCGACGGCCGCCTCGAGTCGGTGAAGGTCGTCCGGACGCAGGACGCGCAGGAGTTCGACGTCCCGGGGCGGATCGACGAGGACGGCATGAGCTGGCGGCCCGTCGACGAGGGTCCCCTCGCGCTCGCCGCCAGGTACAAGGTCGACGCGGTCGCCCTGGACGGCCACGGCCGCCGCTCGGCCCGGCACACCACGTTCACGACGTACGTCCCCGACGAGCGCTTCATCGGATACGTGACGCCGGAGAACCGCGCCACCGTCGGCACCGGCATGATCGTCTCCCTGGAGTTCAACCGGGAGATCGAGAACCGCGACGCCGTCCAGCGCGCCATCCACGTCACCGCGCACCCCGCCGTCGACATCGAGCCGCACTGGTTCGGCAAGACGCGCGTGGACTTCCGCCCGGAGAAGTACTGGAAGCCGGGCACGAAGGTCACCGTCGGCCTGCGCCTGCGTGACGTGCAGGCCGCGCGCGGGGTCTACGGCCTCCAGGACAAGAGCTTCTCCTTCACCGTGGGCCGCAGCCAGGAGTCCCTGGTCGACGCGGCCGAACACACCATGGAGGTGCGCCGCGACGGCGAGCTGATCTCCACCGTGCCGATCACCGCGGGCGCCCCCAAGACCACCACGTACAACGGGAAGATGGTGGTCACCGAGATGCTGGAGGTGACCCGGATGAACAGCCGCACGGTCGGCTTCGGCGGGGAGTACGACATCCCCGACGTGCCGCACGCGATGCGCCTGACGACCTCCGGCACCTTCCTGCACGGCAACTACTGGTCCCCGGACGCTCCTGGCAACACGAATGTCAGCCACGGCTGTGTGGGTCTGCGCGATGTGAAGGGCGGCAGTTCACGGACGCCCGCGGGCTGGTTCTTCGACCGGAGCCTCATCGGGGACGTCGTCGAAGTCGTGAACAGCAATGACAAGAAAGTGGCTCCGGACAACGGCCTCGGCGGCTGGAACATGGGATGGAAGGAGTGGCAGCGCGACAGCTGACCGCCGGCCCACCAGCAGGTGATCGCGGGGTGACCGGCGGTCGACCGGCAGGTGATCTTGGTCTGCCCGCACCTCGCGCCCAGTTGGAACGGAACGGTGACATTGGCGGGGAGTCATCGCCGTGGGGCGTGTGGTTATCTAACGCTTGCGCGTGTCTGAAACGCGCGGGGTGCACTGGGGTGCGGGCCTGTGACCAGGCCGTGCGAGGGGAGACAAGATCGTGAACGGGCGACCGATATCGGGGGCTTCGTCGGATACGCGTGGGCGCGTACGGCGGAGGGGCGCCAGGTGCCTCACGGCAGCGGTTTCGGGGGCGACGCTGCTTCTCGTCGCGGCCTGCGGCGGGGGAGGCGGCTCGGACAAGGGCGGCGAGGGCAAGGGCGGCTCCGACAAGAACGCCGCGTCGGCGGCCGTCGTGACGATAGCGCCGAAGGACGGCGCGAAGTCGGTCGCCACCGACGGCGCCCTCAAGATAGGCGCGGAGAAGGGCAAGCTCTCCGAGGTCAAGGTCGAGGACGGCAAGGGCAACCCCGTCCCCGGCAAGATCACGTCGGGCGGCGCGAGCTGGACGCCCGCCCACCACCTCGCGGCGGCCACCACCTACAAGGTGCACGCCGTGGCGAAGGACTCCGAAGGACGCGCGTCCGCCAAGGACACCGCCTTCACGACGCTGACCCCGAAGAACACCTTCATCGGCCAGTTCAACCCGGAGGACGGCTCCGAGGTCGGCGTCGGCATGCCGTTCTCGGTCCGCTTCACCCGGGGCATCACCGACCCGGAGGCCGTCGAGAAGGCCATCGACATCAAGACCGAACCTTCGGTGCCCGTCGAGGGCCACTGGTTCGGCAACGACCGCCTGGACTTCCGCCCCGAGAAGTACTGGGCGGCCGGTACGAAGGTGACCGTCAAGCTCAACCTCGACGGCGTCGAGGGCCGCCCGGGCGTCTACGGCAAGCAGGCCAAGACCCTGAAGTTCACCATCGGCCGCAGCCAGGTCTCCACCGTCGACGCCAAGACGCACCAGATGAAGGTCGTGCGCGACGGCAAGCAGATCAAGAAGATCCCGATCACCGCGGGCGCCCCGGGCACGACGACGTACAACGGCGAGATGGTCATCAGCGAGAAGCTCCAGGTGACCCGGATGAACGGCGACACCGTCGGCTTCGGCGGCGAGTACGACATCAAGGACGTCCCGCACGCCATGCGCCTGTCCACCTCCGGCACGTTCATCCACGGCAACTACTGGTCGGGCGGCGCCTTCGGCAACACCAACGCCAGCCACGGCTGCATAGGTCTGAGCGACGTGCGCGGCGGCTACAGCAAGAAGACGCCCGCGGGCTGGTTCTTCAGCAACTCGATGATCGGCGACCTCGTCGTCGTGAAGAACTCCGCCGACAAGAAGATCCAGCCGGACAACGGCTACAACGGCTGGAACATGTCGTGGGAGAAGTGGAAGGCGTAACGACCACCACCGCTTGACCCGGGACCCGGCGCACTGTGACCAAGTGCACCGGGTCCCGGCGCGTTAGCCCCCGTTAACCTGCTGCCATGACCGCAACCCTCGAAGTCACCGACGGCGTCGGCGTGATCCGCCTCGACCGCCCGCCCATGAACGCCCTGGACATCGCCACCCAGGACCGCATCAAGGAACTCGCCGAGGAGGCCGCGCGCCGCGACGACGTGCGCGCCGTGGTGATCCACGGCGGCGAGAAGGTGTTCGCCGCGGGCGCGGACATCAAGGAGATGCAGGACATGGACCACGCGGCGATGGTCGCGCGCTCCGGGGCCCTGCAGGAGTCCTTCACCGCCGTCGCCCGCATCCCCAAGCCCGTCGTCGCCGCCGTCAACGGCTATGCCCTGGGCGGCGGTTGCGAGCTCGCGCTCTGCGCGGACTTCCGCGTCGCCGCGGACAACGCCAAGCTCGGCCAGCCCGAGATCCTGCTCGGCGTCATCCCCGGCGCGGGCGGCACCCAGCGCCTGGCCCGCCTGGTCGGCCCCTCCAAGGCGAAGGACCTGATCTTCACGGGCCGCCACGTGAAGGCCGAGGAGGCGCTCGCCATCGGCCTGGTGGACCGTGTCGTACCGGCCGCCGAGGTGTACGAGCAGGCGTACGCCTGGGCCGCGCGCCTCGCCAAGGGGCCCGCCATCGCGCTGCGCGCCGCCAAGGAGTCCATCGACGCGGGCCTCCAGACGGACATCGACACGGGCCTCGCCATCGAGCGCACCTGGTTCGCCGCTCTGTTCGCGACCGAGGACCGCGAGCGGGGCATGCGGAGCTTCGTCGAGGAGGGGCCCGGCAAGGCCAAGTTCCTCTGAGGCCCGCCGGGGAGCGCCGAACTGCCCCCGGAGCTACCCCAGTTGGGTCGTGTCAGTCCGCACGTCCCCCGAAGGAGCGGTTTATGGCCGACTTAACGGAACCTTAAGCCCACCCTGCTCGGGGCACTCGGTGATCACCCGTAAGCGAGAAGTCATCGCAGGTCAGGGCCGCTTCCGGCGGCCCGTTCTGCCAGTGGCATATGCCTACCCGACCCCCCGGAATGGTTGGTTCCGGGGGGCCTATTACGCCGGAACGGCCCCGGAGAGCGCTCTGGGCGGCCATGATGGGGGGCATGGCGGGGCTGGAGGGTTATGAACGGCCGCGGCGGCACGGGAGTGCGACCGCGGCACGCTGGTCGCCGGCGGTAGAGGACGAACACGCGCTGAAGGCGCTGGAGTTGTTCGGCAATCCGACGGACGCGGAAGTTCCGCTGCCCTCGCGCCCGGAGTCCGCCGCCATCGCGCGCCGCCTCGCCCAGGTCGTGGTCCTGCGCCACTGGGGGCTCTCCCCGAAGCTCACCGAGGACGTCGTCCTGCTCGTCTCCGAACTCGTGGGGAACGCCGTGCGGCACACCGGCGCCCGCGTCTTCGGCCTGCGCATGCAGCGGCGGCGCGGCTGGATACGGGTCGAGGTGCGCGACCCCTCGCGCGGACTGCCCTGCCTGATGCCGGTCCGCGAGACGGACCTGAGCGGCCGCGGCCTCTTCCTCGTCGACAAGCTCTCCGACCGCTGGGGCGTCGACCTGCTGCCGCGCGGCAAGACGACCTGGTTCGAGATGCGGGTCCTGGACCGCTGACCGTCACCCCGGCGGGCGTGCGGAAGGCGGGTACACGAAAGCCCCCGGGTCGGCCGGTATGTCGGCGCTGCGGG contains:
- a CDS encoding ABC transporter ATP-binding protein → MPLIEVHDLQKLYGGRTVVDGVSFAVEEGEVFGILGPNGAGKTTTVECVEGLRTPDSGLVRVAGLDPVADHERLTRILGAQLQESELQPKLTVREALELYAAFYPNPADWRPLAERLRLTDKLDSRFGKLSGGQKQRLFIALALIGNPKVVVLDELTTGLDPRARRDTWELIEDVRDSGVTVLLVTHFMEEAQRLCDRIAVIDKGRVAALDSPAGLISRAASSTVMSFTPSAPLDRRQLAALPAVTLVEERDGRYTLNGTDETVDAAITLLARHRITAHQLRVSDATLDDAFLDLTGASA
- a CDS encoding carbohydrate-binding protein; amino-acid sequence: MRPTHHRRFTAACAAVVAAGALVLAGLPGSAAAQAEPSSPASPTTLSPAETASVARTSPGVLKAMQRDLGLTSAQAKARLVNEAEAGADAGVLRDALGRTFAGAWVGGATSATLTVATTDAADVPAIEARGAKARVVDHSVAQLDAAKARLDRAAKKTATRDAPVWYVDVRSNAVVIRAVRASAANDLVAAAGVGSSLVRVERTEERPRPLYDLVGGEAYYMGGGRCSIGFPVTKGTQQGFATAGHCGRAGTATSGYNQVAQGTFQASIFPGRDMAWVAVNSQWTATPYVKGQGGQRVGVGGSTQSPVGASICRSGSTTGWHCGTVSQHNTSVTYPEGTISGVTRTTVCAEPGDSGGSFISGSQAQGVTSGGSGNCSSGGTTYHQPINPLLQQYGLTLKTTGGGEDPGPGEPEPGGTWASGKVYAAGDTVTYGGSTYRCLQGHQAQVGWEPPSTPALWQQA
- a CDS encoding sensor histidine kinase, with the translated sequence MNPTTADAATTVEQRWGLFNRWGPYGLLCFGTLMAIGTSGVVGMHADEWYVAGGAVAAALVLQLWWGRAARTRPDPSVAGTVYYTVRWAFAFVLTWLNPFFAFYAVVGYFGAERLLPPRLVKPGLFATAIIMAGSQSGGLPPGNSAGWGVFGALLAVNIVLLSVFAHLAEQEDERARVQAATIKELERTNTALQESMDENVALHAQLLLQAREAGVADERRRLAAEIHDTIAQGLTGIIAQLQVVAGTTDAELAREHLGRAADLARHSLGEARRSVHNLSPAPLEYDRLPEALKKTVAEWAERTGARADFTVTGTAEDLHDEIEATLLRIVQEALSNTARHAEATRVGVTLSFMGDEVTLDVRDDGRGFDPLATVERTGTGGFGLDGMRARAERIAGALTVESEPGGGTAVSARVPLVRHEH
- a CDS encoding LysR family transcriptional regulator; its protein translation is MDLELRHLKTIRAIADAGSLTKAATALGLAQPALSAQLKRIERALGGELFERGRHGVRATALGEFVLARARVVLPAVSGLREEAQRFAQTWQGGAGFRLGGTHGPLFGGLVDRLAAAHPGVPVTTHTTWSEREIAARTADGRLDFALVGTCGASAPPESELLVWREVARDPVFVMLPTGHPLAGGQEIDLALLADESWTDVPGDGCFADCFSAACARAGFTPSRVYETDVASCVHLVQVGRAVGLCRATFPPTPGMVTRPLAGAPLYWRHLLGWHPAAPAHDTAAVVFAQARGAHADAVARSESYTAWLAAPRGA
- a CDS encoding response regulator; amino-acid sequence: MSTEVITLLIVDDHPVVRDGLRGMFLSDPGFQVLGEASNGVEAVTLAAELDPDVVLMDLRMPGGSGVDAITELTRRGARARVLVLTTYDTDSDTLPAIEAGATGYLLKDAPREELFTAVRAAAEGRTVLSPAVASRLVSRVRAPGNEPLSSREREVLALVAKGTSNRAIAVELFISEATVKTHLTHIYGKLGVKDRAAAVATAYSRGILG
- a CDS encoding ABC transporter permease encodes the protein MTTAVAAPHTATGPKASSAVLRAELRLFRREPGAVFWIMAFPTLLLTLLGSIPSFRETDASLGGLRLVDAYVPVTVLLSLIMAGLQAMPPLLTGYRERGILRRMSATPVRPSAVLGAQMGIYGTAALVSALLSLTVGRLVFDVPLPRQAVGYAIALLLAILCGLSLGALVSALARTTKAATAIGSAVFFPMMFSAGVWLPVQAMPDTLARIVEIAPLGAAAQALGDAAAGDWPSLGHLGVLLAWTVLLSAGAARWFRWE